In Candidatus Hydrogenedens sp., one genomic interval encodes:
- a CDS encoding HEAT repeat domain-containing protein has product MGKICLLRFLFLSFIFVSIFSFSDTFTLKNGITFDGKIVDESSDGIYTIQVGNRTFKYTKDEIVNVEKNDKTGEINLDEAKKEWEQKDKLLTEKTGLNKDQRAAVEALISRIQWGEEVDRVTAKNSLLELQKTMDIFPYLEYYLPSYSPTTTPHILEILFKINKDKAVKILREKILDSAPTVRGKAIELLAIAKDVESYNLIIRGLVDPDTDVCIITNYAIAHIGLKSVTPVLIENLNHPEPRIVNSSKEALNNLWKVELNNKKIDNIEEWKSFWEQHKNEVTDPIIYKKDLEPLIDKDFQYFIG; this is encoded by the coding sequence ATGGGCAAAATTTGTTTATTAAGGTTTCTTTTTTTATCTTTTATTTTTGTAAGTATCTTTTCTTTTTCTGACACATTTACCTTGAAAAATGGAATTACTTTTGATGGAAAAATTGTTGATGAATCTTCTGATGGAATTTATACAATACAAGTAGGTAATAGAACCTTTAAATACACAAAGGACGAAATTGTCAATGTTGAAAAAAATGACAAAACAGGTGAAATAAATTTAGATGAAGCAAAAAAAGAATGGGAGCAAAAAGATAAATTACTCACTGAAAAAACAGGATTAAACAAAGACCAACGAGCAGCAGTTGAAGCACTTATTAGTAGAATACAATGGGGTGAAGAGGTTGACCGAGTTACGGCTAAAAATAGCCTGTTAGAACTTCAAAAAACAATGGATATTTTCCCTTATTTAGAATATTATCTTCCTTCCTATTCTCCAACAACGACACCCCATATTTTAGAAATTTTGTTTAAGATAAATAAAGATAAAGCCGTAAAAATTTTAAGAGAGAAAATTCTTGATTCTGCTCCGACAGTCCGTGGAAAAGCCATTGAACTTTTGGCTATTGCAAAAGATGTAGAAAGTTACAATTTAATTATTCGCGGGCTTGTTGACCCGGATACGGATGTATGCATAATAACGAATTATGCAATAGCCCATATTGGATTAAAGTCTGTTACTCCTGTGCTTATAGAAAACCTTAACCATCCTGAACCAAGAATTGTTAATTCGAGTAAAGAGGCATTGAATAATCTGTGGAAAGTAGAGTTAAACAATAAAAAAATTGATAATATAGAGGAATGGAAGTCTTTTTGGGAACAGCACAAAAACGAAGTAACTGACCCCATCATCTATAAAAAAGATTTAGAACCTTTGATTGATAAAGATTTTCAATATTTTATCGGTTAA
- a CDS encoding family 78 glycoside hydrolase catalytic domain — translation MKKMISILIISLILLLGMSMKTWAETKTFVEGKPIWLKERTKVMNDFAGFRAIFNVDNTENVLLRCAGHDFYRVYVNGKFVFYGPARGPHGFHRVDEVNISNYLQKGENILAIEAIVYNVNGYGITNQPGFIQAEIMQGNKVLCATGSEKYSFIGFDLNYKFKKVERYSFQRGFSEAYRLTPQSLDWIVKKENAPTPYEIEILENKALISRGVPMPTFEKILPEKIIIEGKVNLQKPIEKPWINKNVEPRSDFLGYPFNQLEYSPPKDFQKMTIEKGERKEQSVSFPLLINASTYRVFDFGRSMTGFVCLKIKVDEPTKVFITFDEMLRNETVDWKRLGCHNVIALHLLEKGEYNFESIEPYTFRYMQITNTNTSSTIISTGIRLYENPEAQKAKFVCSDERLNRIFEAGRATFAQNAVDIFMDCPHRERAGWLCDSFFTSRAGLVLTGNTSVEKNFFENFMLPPKFEFLPDGMLPMCYPSDHNNGQFIPNWAMWFVVQLGEYVKRSNDWDLVNALQPKVLALVKFFDQYKNSDGLLEKLPSWVFVEWSRANDFVQDVNYPSNMLFAGVLDTVAELYKLPEYKQEAEKIRDTIRKQSFDGTFFVDNAVRKEGKLEVTRNRTEVCQYFAFFFKVATRETYPDLWNILRNDFGPHRKENNKYPEVYLANSFIGNVLRAELLTLSGEGDKVLDESVGYLDYMAQRTGTLWENVDDGASLNHGFASHVVYIYDRIALGVSEYDPVNKKVKIVFRPLSLKYCEGEIPVGSNQTIKVKWQQDDNTIRYAINTPDDYSVEIENLTGKNLVKETN, via the coding sequence ATGAAAAAAATGATAAGTATTCTTATTATTTCATTGATTTTGTTACTTGGAATGTCAATGAAAACCTGGGCTGAAACAAAAACTTTTGTAGAAGGAAAACCTATTTGGTTAAAAGAACGAACAAAAGTGATGAATGACTTTGCGGGTTTTCGGGCAATTTTCAATGTAGATAATACTGAAAATGTCTTATTGCGTTGTGCAGGACATGATTTTTATAGAGTTTATGTAAATGGTAAATTTGTGTTTTACGGTCCTGCGAGAGGTCCACATGGCTTTCATCGTGTAGATGAAGTAAATATATCTAATTATTTACAAAAAGGAGAAAATATTCTTGCTATAGAGGCGATTGTTTATAATGTAAATGGGTATGGTATTACAAATCAACCCGGTTTTATTCAAGCGGAGATTATGCAGGGGAATAAGGTTTTATGTGCCACAGGTTCTGAAAAATATTCCTTTATCGGTTTCGATTTAAATTATAAATTTAAAAAAGTAGAGCGGTATAGTTTTCAGAGAGGTTTTTCAGAGGCATATCGTCTAACCCCTCAATCATTAGATTGGATAGTAAAAAAGGAAAATGCACCCACTCCTTATGAAATAGAAATTCTGGAAAATAAAGCACTTATTTCTCGTGGGGTTCCTATGCCCACATTTGAAAAAATATTACCTGAAAAAATAATCATCGAAGGTAAAGTTAATTTACAAAAACCTATAGAAAAGCCCTGGATTAATAAGAATGTTGAACCAAGGTCCGATTTTCTTGGGTATCCTTTTAACCAACTTGAATATTCGCCCCCGAAAGATTTCCAAAAAATGACCATTGAAAAGGGAGAACGAAAAGAACAATCAGTCAGTTTTCCTCTTCTTATCAATGCATCAACTTATAGAGTATTTGATTTTGGGAGAAGTATGACAGGTTTTGTCTGCTTAAAAATAAAAGTAGATGAACCTACAAAAGTGTTTATTACTTTTGATGAAATGTTGAGAAATGAAACAGTAGACTGGAAACGATTGGGTTGTCATAATGTTATAGCATTACACTTATTGGAAAAAGGTGAATATAATTTTGAATCTATTGAACCTTATACATTTAGATATATGCAAATTACCAATACAAATACATCAAGTACCATTATATCAACAGGTATAAGACTTTATGAAAATCCAGAGGCTCAAAAAGCGAAATTTGTATGTTCCGATGAAAGATTAAACCGAATTTTTGAAGCAGGTAGAGCCACATTTGCTCAAAATGCAGTAGATATTTTTATGGACTGCCCTCATAGAGAAAGAGCAGGTTGGTTATGCGATTCATTCTTTACATCACGGGCAGGACTTGTTTTAACAGGTAATACATCTGTAGAGAAGAATTTCTTTGAAAACTTTATGCTTCCGCCTAAATTTGAATTTTTGCCCGATGGAATGTTACCTATGTGTTATCCTTCCGACCATAATAACGGACAATTTATCCCTAATTGGGCTATGTGGTTTGTTGTTCAACTGGGTGAATATGTAAAACGAAGCAATGATTGGGATTTGGTAAATGCTCTCCAGCCCAAAGTATTGGCACTGGTTAAATTTTTCGACCAATACAAAAATTCAGATGGACTTTTAGAAAAATTGCCCAGTTGGGTATTTGTTGAGTGGTCAAGAGCAAATGATTTTGTTCAAGATGTAAATTATCCATCGAATATGTTATTTGCTGGTGTTCTTGATACTGTGGCTGAATTATACAAATTACCAGAATACAAACAAGAAGCAGAAAAAATTAGAGATACCATACGCAAACAGTCTTTTGATGGAACTTTTTTCGTAGATAATGCCGTTCGTAAGGAAGGTAAATTAGAAGTTACCCGTAATCGCACTGAGGTATGTCAATATTTCGCATTTTTCTTTAAAGTTGCCACAAGAGAAACATATCCCGATTTATGGAATATATTAAGAAATGATTTCGGACCCCATCGTAAAGAGAATAACAAATATCCAGAAGTCTATCTGGCAAATTCATTTATAGGGAATGTTCTCCGTGCTGAATTATTAACATTAAGTGGAGAAGGAGATAAGGTTCTGGATGAATCCGTTGGCTATCTGGATTACATGGCTCAAAGGACGGGAACTTTATGGGAAAATGTTGATGATGGAGCCAGTTTGAACCATGGCTTTGCTTCGCATGTCGTATATATTTATGACAGAATAGCATTGGGTGTCAGCGAGTATGACCCTGTTAATAAAAAAGTGAAAATTGTATTTCGTCCTTTGTCGTTAAAATATTGTGAAGGTGAGATTCCTGTGGGTAGTAATCAGACTATAAAAGTCAAATGGCAGCAAGATGATAATACAATAAGATATGCAATAAATACCCCGGATGATTATTCTGTCGAGATAGAAAATCTAACTGGTAAAAATTTGGTTAAAGAGACGAATTAA
- a CDS encoding prepilin-type N-terminal cleavage/methylation domain-containing protein encodes MKKRIFGFTLIEVTISIALMGIISLLSFLALQSSVKSSSLSYAQNEIDSDLRNTFNELSELVKQAYSEVSTNVTPPTAPAGAEAIQVQNNGKGLRFFIPVPVNTPAFLQSSQPIVVQYENEDRSSEGVPPNAILDDGEDTNGDRALTRRLVMVQENNRRVIGSANCISNVEFQLLPDRSDKENTPTLLYIYLEGTKRMGPGEGPLIRAELSGIVKLEN; translated from the coding sequence ATGAAAAAAAGAATTTTTGGTTTTACTTTAATAGAAGTTACTATATCCATAGCACTAATGGGTATTATTTCACTTTTAAGTTTTCTCGCCCTACAATCTTCTGTAAAATCATCTTCACTCTCCTATGCTCAAAATGAAATTGACTCGGATTTGCGAAATACTTTTAATGAACTTTCTGAATTAGTGAAACAAGCCTATTCAGAAGTTAGCACTAATGTTACTCCTCCGACAGCACCTGCAGGAGCAGAAGCAATTCAAGTTCAAAATAATGGAAAGGGTTTGCGTTTCTTTATACCTGTGCCCGTTAATACACCTGCATTTCTCCAATCATCTCAACCTATTGTTGTTCAATATGAAAATGAAGACCGTTCCTCTGAAGGAGTTCCACCGAATGCTATTTTAGATGACGGTGAAGATACCAATGGGGATAGAGCATTAACAAGAAGATTGGTAATGGTTCAGGAAAATAACAGACGCGTAATAGGAAGTGCAAATTGTATAAGTAATGTAGAGTTTCAATTACTACCCGATAGAAGTGATAAAGAAAATACACCTACTTTGTTATATATTTATTTAGAAGGAACGAAACGAATGGGTCCGGGTGAAGGACCTTTAATTCGCGCCGAGCTCAGCGGAATAGTTAAATTAGAAAATTAG